A genomic segment from Nicotiana tabacum cultivar K326 chromosome 9, ASM71507v2, whole genome shotgun sequence encodes:
- the LOC107768893 gene encoding PLASMODESMATA CALLOSE-BINDING PROTEIN 1: MAAFMLSLVFFLAITGHSSASYCVCKDGVDEKILQENIDYACGSGADCTAIHQGGACYNPDTIKDHCSYAVNSYYQRKGGSGASCDFKGTATLSSNAPSSTSGCVYQSTAGGGTTTPTTGTTNPSTGGTSTGTGTGTGMNTGTGTTTTGTNPVFGLGPTGSGMTDTSAGTAIHQSSIIFFTMALLFTSFVYLRV, encoded by the exons ATGGCTGCTTTTATGTTGTCTTTGGTATTTTTCTTGGCTATCACTGGTCACTCAA gtgcTTCATACTGTGTTTGCAAAGATGGGGTAGATGAAAAGATTCTGCAGGAGAACATAGATTATGCGTGTGGATCTGGAGCAGATTGTACTGCTATACATCAAGGTGGTGCTTGTTACAACCCTGATACTATCAAAGATCACTGCAGCTATGCTGTAAATAGCTATTATCAGAGAAAGGGTGGGTCTGGTGCTAGTTGTGACTTTAAGGGTACTGCTACTTTGAGTTCAAATGCACCATCTT CCACTTCTGGATGTGTATATCAGTCCACTGCTGG CGGTGGAACCACAACTCCAACAACAGGAACCACAAATCCATCAACAGGTGGCACCAGCACCGGCACCGGGACTGGCACAGGAATGAACACTGGAACAGGCACAACCACAACAGGGACAAATCCAGTTTTTGGACTTGGACCAACAGGAAGTGGCATGACCGACACCTCCGCGGGGACTGCTATTCATCAAAGCAGCATTATCTTTTTCACAATGGCCCTTTTGTTTACAAGCTTTGTATACTTAAGGGTTTAA